The stretch of DNA GTTCGACGATCCGTCCGGCACGCGGGTGGAGGTGTTCTTCGGACCGGTGCTCGACCACGGTCCCGTCGTCACCCCGCACGGCGGGCGGTTCGTCACCGGCGCGCAGGGGCTGGGGCACGTCGTCCTCCCGACGCCGGCATTCGACGAGGCCTACACGTTCTACACCGAGGTGCTGGGTTTCCTGCCCCGCGGGGCGATCCGCCTCGGGCCGGCCGACGCCCCTGGACCGGCCCGCCGCGTCCGGTTCATGGGGGTCAACCAGCGTCATCACAGCCTCGCACTGTGCCCCGCGCCGCACAGCGGCGAGCCCGGAATGGTGCACCTGATGACGGAGGTCGACACACTCGACGCCGTCGGCCAGGCACTCGACCGCCTCGGCAAGCTCGGTTTCTCGATCTCGTCGACGCTCGGCCGCCACACCAACGACCGCATGGTGTCGTTCTACGTGCGCGCCCCCGGCGGCTGGGACCTCGAGTTCGGCACCGAGGGCATGCTCGTCGACGAGACGCACTACACCGCCGAGGAGATCACCGCGGACAGTTACTGGGGCCACGACTGGTCGGGTTCCGAGCCGCTGGCGGCGTTCTCGTGACGGCGTCGCGCGCCCGCATCGGCGTGGTGGCCGCGCTCGTCCTCCTCGGTGGAAGTGCCTGTTCCAGTGCGGCATCCGAGACGGTGACGGACCCGGCCGCGCCCCGACCGGGACAGCTCCTGTCGGCCCGGGCCGTCGCCGACGGTCCGGCGCTGCCGAGCGCCGCGCGGAACGAGGTGATCACCTACGCGTCGCAGGACGGCAACGGCGACCCGGTCGTCGTGTCGGGTACCGTGGCGATTCCCCGCACGCCGGCACCCGAGGGTGGGTACCCGGTGATCAGCTGGGCGCACGGCACGACCGGAGTCGCGGACGCCTGCGCCCCGTCCGCGGATTTCGCAGGCGGCCCCGCCCACGGATATCTGTCCGGGGTGAACGCGTCCCTCGACGACTGGGTCGCCAAGGGATACGCGGTGGTGAGCACGGACTATCAGGGTCTGGGCACGCCGGGTATCCACCCGTACATCAACGGCGACACCGAGGCGAACGCGGTGGTGGACATCGTCCGCGCCGCCCGTGAGGTGGATCCGGCCGTCGGCGCGACGTGGTTCGTGATCGGTCACAGCCAGGGCGGGCAGGCGGCACTGTTCACCGCGGCCCAGGCCGGGGATCGCGCCCCGGAACTGGAACTCGGTGGCGCCGTGGCGATCGCCCCCGGCAACGGGCTCGATCAGACGCCGCAGTACTTCCGCTCGGGTGTTCCGGGTATCGAGGCGGCGGAGGCGTTCCTCCCGCTGATCCTGCTCGGCGCGCAGGCCGCGGACCCCACCATCGACCCGTCGGCGCTGCTGACGGAGCAGGCCCAACCGCTGCTGACGGCGGCGCGGACGGGGTGCATCGATGACATCCGGAAGGTCCCACCCGTGCCCGCCGATCAGGTGTTCCGTCCCGACGCCGACCTGGGACCGCTCACCGACTACCTGGTGCGGCAGGAGCCGTCGCGGGTGCACGTGCAGGTGCCGACGCTGGTCACGCAGAGCTCCGGCGACCGGGTGGTGAGCAAACCGTCGACGGATCTGATGGTGAAGACGTTGCAGGACAACGGGAACGAACTCACGTATCGGACGTACGTGGACGTCGACCACCGCGGGACGATCGGCGCCTCGCAGCAGGACGCGCAGGAGTTCGTCGCGGGGATCCTCGCTCGCTGAGGATGCCCGCGACCGCACGGCCGTCGACAGTGCGCCGACCCGCTGACGAGGCCTAGTCTCGAACTCATGGGCCTGCGACGTCGAGACACCATCGGACAACAGTTGCGCGAGCTTCGCTACGAGCCGACGGCGAAACGGATCCGCGCCGTGCTGGACGGGACCACGGTGGTCGACAGCGTCCGCGCGGTTCTGGTCTGGGAACCGCGGCGCATCGTCCCCACCTATGCGGTGCCGGCGGAGGACATTGCCGCGGCGTTGGAGCCGCAGCCACCGAGCGCGGTGCAGCCGGATCCGGCCGACGTCGGGTTCGCCCTGCCGGACGTGACGACGATGCCGGTGCTCGACCCGCGGGTGCCGTTCTCCGTGCGCAGCACGGAGGGCGTGACGGTTGCCATCCGCACATCCGGCGACAGCGCACGATCCGCGGCGGGCTTCCTGCCCGGCGACCCGGACCTGAGCGGCTACGTGGTGCTCGATTTCGACGGATTCGACCGCTGGCTGGAGGAGGACGACGAGATCGTCGGGCATCCGCACGACCCGTTCCAGCGCATCGACGTCCGCCGCACGTCCCGGCACATCCGGGTGATGCTGGGCGACACGCTCCTCGCCGACACCCGGCGGGCGAGAATGCTGTTCGAGACGATGCTGCCGGTCCGCTACTACCTGCCGCCCGAAGACGTCGTCGCGGACCTGCGGCCGAGTGCGACGACGACCTACTGTGCCTACAAGGGTGAGGCCGCCTACTCGTCCGTCGTCACTGCCGACGGCGTTCTCGACGACATCGCCTGGCGTTACGACGAGCCCCTCGTCGACGCGTCGGAAGTGCGGGGCCTCGTGGCGTTCTTCGACGAGCGCATCGATCTGGTCGTCGACGGTGTGGCCCGGCGGCGGCCGGTGACTCCCTGGTCCTAGCGGGCACCCGAGTCGGCGCGTCCGAGTGCGATCTCGAGGGCCCGGGTCTCGTGCGCGTGCCCGAGCAACTCGTATCCGACGACGGTGACGACCGGTGCCAGCATCACCACGATCAGGCACCACGCCATCGACACGCCCTGCGCCGCCAGCACGAGTGCGAGCGCGATCGTCGCCGCAGTCAGCACGAGGAGCAGGATGTGGAACGGGTCGGGAACCCGCAACAGATACGTGTACAGCAGATACACGCCGAGGAGGAATATCGCGACGGGCGCGGCGACGGACAGCACCGTCGCCGTCGCGCCGAGGTGGGAGGCGTGTTCGATGTAGTAGGCGGCCACGTGCAGCCCAGCCCCTACCGCGGCCAGGGACGCGAACAGGGCGATGTGGCTGTATCCCCACACGAATGACCGATTGCGGTACACCTCGAGTATCTCCGCCGACGGGAGCGTGTAGTAGACCCACCACAGTCCGAACGTGAGCCCGATGCCCGCGACCGCGACGAGTATCGCGTCGAGTGTCCAGCCCTGGTGATCGACCACGGCGGACAGCGAGGTCACCGTGCCGATCACACCCTCGCCCAGCGTGATGATCACGAGCAGGCCGTGACGCTCGACGATGTGGTGTGCGTGCCAGGGTGTTCCACCCTTGAATCGTTCGGCGATGACGGGGCCGCTCATCTCGAAGAGGATGAGTATCACGCCGAGACCGAACGCGTACTCGACGGTGAGAGGCGCGATCACCAGGGCGACCCAGCCGATCTGCGCGACGACGAGCGTCGTGACATAGGTCAGTGCCGCGGAACGATGGTCGGGGTCGTGCCGGGCGGCGCGCAACCACTGGAACACCATCGCCACCCGCATGACGATGTACCCGGACACCATCACGGAATTGTCGAGTTCGACTCCACGGTCGATGGACGCGAACATCGGCGGCATGCCGAGTGCCAGGATGACGACGCCGATCATCTGGATCATGGTGGTGACCCGGTAGATCCAGTCGTCCGTGTCGTAGGCCGAGGCGAACCAGGAGAAGTTGATCCACGCCCAGATGATCGCGAACATCGCGAACGAGAATCCCGCCAGCCCGGCGGCGACGTGGTCTTCGGCGAGGAGGTGCGCGAACTGATTGCCCGCAACACCGAACGCGACGACGAACGTGAGATCGAACAGCAACTCCAACGGTGTTGCCGCACGGTGTTCCTCGTGAGGATCTCGTCCGACCATCTTCTGGACGCGGTGGGCGAGGCTCCCGGTGTCCGGTGCCGATCGTTCGGGCGAGTTCACGGCGGGGAAGCTACGGGGTCGCCTGGTCTGCCTGGACCACGAGGTCGGCGACGGCGGCAGGCTGAGACACGAGGACGGCGTGCGACGCGGGAATCTCCGTGATCTGCGCCCCCGCCCGGGTGGCCATGAACCGCTCGGACGCCGCCGGAATCACCTGATCGTTCTGAGCGACCATGGCCCAGCTCGGAGTAGACGCCCACGAGGGCGGCCCGCTCGGTTCGAGGTTTGCCACCAGCGCCGCCGACCGCTGGTGCGCGAGCATCTCGGCGGCCGTGGCGTCGGACACGTCCGGTGCGAACACCCGATGGAAGTCGGCCGGGTTGATGTAGCCGTCGAGGTTCCTGCCCGCGATCCCGGTGGGATCGTTGTCGACGACCTTCACCTGCAGCACCGGCGGAAGCAACTGGCTGCCGGGGAACCGGATCGGGTCGAGGTTCAGCATCACCGGCTCACCCTGCGCCGGGGCGAACGCCGCCACGTACACGAGAGCCTCGACGTTCGGGGAATGCACGTTGGTGATGACGGCGCCGCCGTACGAGTGACCGACGAGCACCACCGGCCCCGGGATGTCCGCCAGCACCTTCTCGACGGCGGCGGAATCGTACGCCGGCCCGCGCAACGGGTTGTCCGGAACCACGACTTCGTATCCTCGACCGCGGAGGTTCGCCGCCACCGCATCCCAACTGGTCGTGTCGGCGAACGCGCCGTGTACCAGCACCACCGTCGGCAGATCCTGGGCGAGGGCCGGTCCGGCTCCCACGGTGAGTGTTCCCGCAGCCGCGACCGCGCACGCGGCAAGGGCGGTTCGAAGTCGAAGAAGTCGCATCACTCGTCTCCCGGGTCAGGACGGAACACAGTGGTCAGGGTGAAGGGTCCTGCGCGCCAGGAACAGTCGTCCGGCACGAAGCAGTGCGGTACGACAGGCGACGCCGTGGCCTGGCCCTTCGTGGCTGAGATTACTCGCCCGCAGCGCGGTCGGCATCATTTCGGCTAGCGTGACCGGAGGGGGCGTTCTGCTCGTGTGCACACTGGTCAGGAGGAATCCCGTGGATCTCGCGTTGAGTGGCACCGTCGCCGTGGTCACCGGAGCCAGCAAGGGTATCGGGCTCGCCATCACCCGCGCGCTCGCCGCGGAGGGCGCCTTCGTGGTGGCGGGCGCGCGTTCGCCCGGTCCGGAACTGGAGGAACTCGTCCGCGGAGGATCCGTGGAGGCGGTGAGCGTCGACCTGTCGACGCCCGCCGGCCCGGCGGAACTCGTCGCCGCCGCCACCGCACGCGGCAGTCTCGGTGTCGTCGTCAACAACGTCGGAGCCGCCCACCCGAGACTCACCGGATTCCTCGACGTGACCGACGCGGACTGGATCACGACGATGAATCTCAACCTGATGTCGGCGGTGCGGACGATCCGGGCCGCTCTGCCCCCGATGATCGCGGCAGGCCGGGGCAGCATCGTGACCACCAGTTCGGTCAACAGTTTCCTGCCCGACCCACCGTCATCGACTACTGCGCATCCAAGGCGGCGCTCACCAACTTCTCGAAGGCGCTGTCGAAAGAGATGGGGCCGCTGGGTATTCGGGTGAACACCGTCAGTCCCGGTCCGGTGTCGACCGCACTGTGGCTCGGGGACGACGGGGTGGCCGCCACGGTGGCGCGCGCAGGCGGCGGCGATCCGGCGGCGGTGGCGGAAAGCGTCGCGAAGCAGTCCGTCACGGGCCGGTTCACCCGCCCCGACGAGGTGGCGGATCTCGTGACGTTTCTCGCGAGTGACCGGGCCGGCAACGTGACGGGGTCCGATTCGTGATCGACGGGGGACTGGTCACCACCCTCTGACGCACGCTACCTGCGGCCCAGCAGCTTCCGCATGCCCTCGGCCGCACCGCGCACGAGTGCGCCTCGGGGGAAACCGCTCCGCGTGCGCGCCGCGTCGTAATTGCCGCTCGCCACCCACACCGGGCCGTCGGCGAGGTGTGCGAGACCCTCCCGGGCAACGTCTTCGGGCTCGGCGACGTTCATCCCGGGAAGATCGAAGTTCAGCCCCGCCCGGACCATCGCCGGCGTGCGGGTGACGCCGAGGACCAGTTCGACCACGTCCACTCCGAACGGTGCGAGTTCGAGCCAGAGGCTTTCCGCGAAGACCCGGCCGAACGCCTTCGACGCGGCGTAGATGCTCTGGTCCTCCGAACCCAGGTACCCGGCGAGCGAACCGACCAGCACGATCCCGCCCCGGCCGCGGTCCTTCATCTTCACGCCGAAATGCTGCGACAGGTGCAGCTGAGAGGTGATGTTGAGGTCGATGACCCGCTGGAACCCGGCGAGGTCTCCGCTGACGAACTCGTGCCCGTAGCTGTTGGCGCCGGCATTGAAGATCAGCAGGCCCACCTCGACGTCGTCGGTGGCCGTGCGGATCCGGTCGAGGGCGTCCGGGTCGAGGAGATCGAGCGCGAGAGTGCGCACCAGGACGCCGTGCGCGCGGACCTTGTCCGCGGTCTCCTCGAGCGGCCCGGGCTTGCGGGCGATCAGGACCAGATTGATTCCCGCCTTGCCGAGTTCTTCGGCGAAACTCGCGCCCACACCCTCGGAGCCGCCCGCGATCACGGCCCACGGGCCGTAGTGTCCGGTGTCGATCATGTTGTGTCCTCTCGGAAATGGTTCAGGTGCGACGAGTTTCAGTGGACGACGACAGGAGTCGGGACCGGGCCGGGATCGCGCACCGGGACCGCACCTGCTTCCACCGCTCGTGTGATCGACGCGGTCAGCGCCGCGCACTCCTTGCGGGGAGTACCGGGCCGGCCGTCGCCGGTGGTGCCGATCTCGCGGCAGTGCGCGCGGGCGGTGTCGTCCCACTGGACGGACGTGTGTTCCCAGCTGTTCTTCTGCACCAGGACCCGCGCGCCGCACTCAGTGCACTGCAGCGGCTGCATCGGCTTCGCGGACCTTCCGGGCGAGATTCGCTTCCACTTCGCGCTTCCACGACTCCACGGGGCGGGTGGTGTCGAGTTCGAACTCGAACCGCTCGGTCATCTGCGGGGTCACCGCGGCGACGTCGACGTAGAACTGCTCGTACCAGCGCCGCAACTGGTAGACCGGGCCGTCCTCCTCGCACAGCAGCGGGTTCTCGATGCGGGTCTTGTTCTTCCAGATCTCGATGTCCTGTTCGAAGCCCTTCGCGATGAACGTGCCGAAGCCCTTCGCCATCTCGGTGGCGGCGTCGCCGTCGAGGTCCTTCGACTTCTTGACGATGATGCCGTACTGCAGCACGAACTTGTCGGCGCTGACGGGGTAGTGGCAGTTGATCAGGACGGAGTCGACGTCGTGCGTCTCGTATCGGTACGTCAGGTCGTCGACCATGAACGACGGTCCGAAATAGGTGGCGTCCGAGCGGCTTCCGAGCATTTTCGGCTGACCCGACGCGTGTGGGCGCATGTCCTCGCGGGCCTGCCCGCGCATGAACTGGCTGGCGACGTGGCCCTCGAAGACGTTCTTGAAATAGGTGGGGAACGAGTAGTGCACGTAGAAGAAGTGCGCCATATCGACGATGTTGTCGACCACCTCGCGGCAGTTGGTGTCGACCGTGGTCCGATACCAGACCCAGTCCGTCCACTCGTCGTCGAGCGCGCCGTCGATGCGGGGAATCGTGACGTCCGCCGGCGGCGGATTGCCTTCCGGATCGTTCCACACGAACAGCATCCCGTCCTGGTCCAGCGCGTGCCACGACCGGGTCCGCGCGAGCGGCGGCACCCGGCGCGCGTACGGAATCTTCTTGCACCGGCCGTTGCTTCCCCACCGCCAGTCGTGGAACGGGCACGCCACCTCGTCGCCCTTGACGGTGCCCCGGCTCAGATCGCCGCCCATGTGCCGGCAATAGCCGTCGAGCACGGCGAGATCGCCCGCACTGTCGGCGAAGACGACGAGCTTGGTGCCGAACGCCTCGACGGAATGCGGCTTGCCGTCCCGGAACGCCTCGGACAATCCGAGGCAGTGCCATCCACGGGCGAATCGGGTGGGTGCTGCGCCCGGGTCGATTTCGCGTACCTCGACTGTCTCGGACTGCTGGGTGGTCACGATGCGTCCCGTCCTCTCCTCGGCTTGTGCGGTGCCCTGCACGCTAAGTGAGCGGAAACGGCCCGCATCGTGTGGTCCCACTGGACGGGACCGTCCGGCGGACGGGTGTTTCCCGTTGAGCGAGACGCCTGTCCACGCGCCGGTGCGATCGCCCTACCCTCCGACAGATGACGAACGAGGTCCTCAGATCGGTCCGTGCACTGCTGCCGATGATCGCGGAGTGCGCGGACAAGGTCGACGAGTCGCGCCGGGTGTCCGAGCAGGTGATCCGTGAACTCGGCGACACCGGAATGTTCAAGATGCTGCAGCCGAGGCGATACGGCGGCACCGAGAGCAATCCGGTGCACTTCTACGAGGTGGTGCGCGCCGTGTCCGGGGTGTGCGGGTCGACGGGCTGGCTGGCGTCCGTGCTCGGTGTGCACCCGTGGCACCTGGCCCTGTTCGACGACAGGGCGCAACGTGACGTGTGGGGCCACGACGATTCGGTGCTGGTGTCGTCCGCGTACGCACCCGTCGGGCGGCTCGTGCCGGTCGACGGCGGATACCGGCTGACGGGCGACTGGGGTTTCTCCTCGGGCTGCGAGCACGCGTCGTGGGCGCTGCTCGGCGCGATGGTCGTCGGAACCGAGGGCCGCCCGGTCGATTTCATGACCGCGCTGGTGCCGCGGTCGGACTACCGCATCCACGACGTGTGGGACGTGGTGGGAATGCGCGGCACGGCCAGCAACGAGATCAGCGCCGAGGACGTCTTCGTTCCCGACTACCGGATCAAGAGGAACTACGAGACGGCGCAACTGCGCGGATCCGGGCAGAAGGTGAACCGGGGGCCCCTGTACCGGCTGCCGTT from Rhodococcus opacus B4 encodes:
- the bphC gene encoding biphenyl-2,3-diol 1,2-dioxygenase, giving the protein MTEIRGLGYLRIQTKDVPRWRELVVDGLGMAEGSGPEPDGLYLRVDERRSRLIVLPGDTDKALAVGWEVRDQFALQRVREEAEKSGVAVDVLSEEESRYRDAEQVIAFDDPSGTRVEVFFGPVLDHGPVVTPHGGRFVTGAQGLGHVVLPTPAFDEAYTFYTEVLGFLPRGAIRLGPADAPGPARRVRFMGVNQRHHSLALCPAPHSGEPGMVHLMTEVDTLDAVGQALDRLGKLGFSISSTLGRHTNDRMVSFYVRAPGGWDLEFGTEGMLVDETHYTAEEITADSYWGHDWSGSEPLAAFS
- a CDS encoding alpha/beta hydrolase family protein; translated protein: MTASRARIGVVAALVLLGGSACSSAASETVTDPAAPRPGQLLSARAVADGPALPSAARNEVITYASQDGNGDPVVVSGTVAIPRTPAPEGGYPVISWAHGTTGVADACAPSADFAGGPAHGYLSGVNASLDDWVAKGYAVVSTDYQGLGTPGIHPYINGDTEANAVVDIVRAAREVDPAVGATWFVIGHSQGGQAALFTAAQAGDRAPELELGGAVAIAPGNGLDQTPQYFRSGVPGIEAAEAFLPLILLGAQAADPTIDPSALLTEQAQPLLTAARTGCIDDIRKVPPVPADQVFRPDADLGPLTDYLVRQEPSRVHVQVPTLVTQSSGDRVVSKPSTDLMVKTLQDNGNELTYRTYVDVDHRGTIGASQQDAQEFVAGILAR
- a CDS encoding DUF427 domain-containing protein → MGLRRRDTIGQQLRELRYEPTAKRIRAVLDGTTVVDSVRAVLVWEPRRIVPTYAVPAEDIAAALEPQPPSAVQPDPADVGFALPDVTTMPVLDPRVPFSVRSTEGVTVAIRTSGDSARSAAGFLPGDPDLSGYVVLDFDGFDRWLEEDDEIVGHPHDPFQRIDVRRTSRHIRVMLGDTLLADTRRARMLFETMLPVRYYLPPEDVVADLRPSATTTYCAYKGEAAYSSVVTADGVLDDIAWRYDEPLVDASEVRGLVAFFDERIDLVVDGVARRRPVTPWS
- a CDS encoding low temperature requirement protein A encodes the protein MVGRDPHEEHRAATPLELLFDLTFVVAFGVAGNQFAHLLAEDHVAAGLAGFSFAMFAIIWAWINFSWFASAYDTDDWIYRVTTMIQMIGVVILALGMPPMFASIDRGVELDNSVMVSGYIVMRVAMVFQWLRAARHDPDHRSAALTYVTTLVVAQIGWVALVIAPLTVEYAFGLGVILILFEMSGPVIAERFKGGTPWHAHHIVERHGLLVIITLGEGVIGTVTSLSAVVDHQGWTLDAILVAVAGIGLTFGLWWVYYTLPSAEILEVYRNRSFVWGYSHIALFASLAAVGAGLHVAAYYIEHASHLGATATVLSVAAPVAIFLLGVYLLYTYLLRVPDPFHILLLVLTAATIALALVLAAQGVSMAWCLIVVMLAPVVTVVGYELLGHAHETRALEIALGRADSGAR
- a CDS encoding alpha/beta hydrolase, with amino-acid sequence MRLLRLRTALAACAVAAAGTLTVGAGPALAQDLPTVVLVHGAFADTTSWDAVAANLRGRGYEVVVPDNPLRGPAYDSAAVEKVLADIPGPVVLVGHSYGGAVITNVHSPNVEALVYVAAFAPAQGEPVMLNLDPIRFPGSQLLPPVLQVKVVDNDPTGIAGRNLDGYINPADFHRVFAPDVSDATAAEMLAHQRSAALVANLEPSGPPSWASTPSWAMVAQNDQVIPAASERFMATRAGAQITEIPASHAVLVSQPAAVADLVVQADQATP
- a CDS encoding SDR family NAD(P)-dependent oxidoreductase — translated: MIDTGHYGPWAVIAGGSEGVGASFAEELGKAGINLVLIARKPGPLEETADKVRAHGVLVRTLALDLLDPDALDRIRTATDDVEVGLLIFNAGANSYGHEFVSGDLAGFQRVIDLNITSQLHLSQHFGVKMKDRGRGGIVLVGSLAGYLGSEDQSIYAASKAFGRVFAESLWLELAPFGVDVVELVLGVTRTPAMVRAGLNFDLPGMNVAEPEDVAREGLAHLADGPVWVASGNYDAARTRSGFPRGALVRGAAEGMRKLLGRR
- a CDS encoding Rieske 2Fe-2S domain-containing protein, whose amino-acid sequence is MTTQQSETVEVREIDPGAAPTRFARGWHCLGLSEAFRDGKPHSVEAFGTKLVVFADSAGDLAVLDGYCRHMGGDLSRGTVKGDEVACPFHDWRWGSNGRCKKIPYARRVPPLARTRSWHALDQDGMLFVWNDPEGNPPPADVTIPRIDGALDDEWTDWVWYRTTVDTNCREVVDNIVDMAHFFYVHYSFPTYFKNVFEGHVASQFMRGQAREDMRPHASGQPKMLGSRSDATYFGPSFMVDDLTYRYETHDVDSVLINCHYPVSADKFVLQYGIIVKKSKDLDGDAATEMAKGFGTFIAKGFEQDIEIWKNKTRIENPLLCEEDGPVYQLRRWYEQFYVDVAAVTPQMTERFEFELDTTRPVESWKREVEANLARKVREADAAAAVH
- the hsaA gene encoding 3-hydroxy-9,10-secoandrosta-1,3,5(10)-triene-9,17-dione monooxygenase oxygenase subunit, translating into MTNEVLRSVRALLPMIAECADKVDESRRVSEQVIRELGDTGMFKMLQPRRYGGTESNPVHFYEVVRAVSGVCGSTGWLASVLGVHPWHLALFDDRAQRDVWGHDDSVLVSSAYAPVGRLVPVDGGYRLTGDWGFSSGCEHASWALLGAMVVGTEGRPVDFMTALVPRSDYRIHDVWDVVGMRGTASNEISAEDVFVPDYRIKRNYETAQLRGSGQKVNRGPLYRLPFATLFTTAVAAPGVGVVAGCYERYLTFMRERVRLSLGGGRFVDDQFAQVAVARAASEIDAAILQMDRNVRELWELAEAGAELPMGLRLRVRRDQVRATERALEAIDLLVKTAGGSSLFRGNAIERSWRDAHAGSAHVANEPERALALFGRGAFGLPVEDNLV